The following proteins come from a genomic window of Hymenobacter canadensis:
- a CDS encoding RICIN domain-containing protein, which translates to MIQLPFRFSLVTFLIALLCAGPLRAQYAETAPEENTWYGIVARSSGRSLDVSKGSQDPGAAVVQWEFTHPNSQQWRFVRVAAGSDYYRIEARHSGKCLTVDKPDENAPLVQRPWSGSFYQQWKLVAGGPIGSVQLVVRGNEKCAAIANSDKFNGTPVVVQRPQNRATQQWRLFKLRLNVDASQPGYGAPEPVAALNTPGNELHPVLAPDGNTLYFARTRFAGNTEGNTESGDAWVSTSADQGRTWGPATRLDAINTPQHNGVMAVVGPQGNQLLVRGTYARDNSFRDESASLVARSLSKGSRPAPLEIANYYSTGPATSFFMTPDEKVLLLSLERSDSQGANDLYVSQPAADGIWSEPRSLGSAINSPGFEFAPWLAPDGKTLYFSSYGHAGFGSSDIFVSTRLDDSWMRWSEPRNLGTPLNGPGFDAYFSLTPDGKQAYYASARTPNGPADLYRTAAGVPPTAAPADSTASVVAVTPPAAAPRTLLTGRVLNAKTRELLAAEVKVIRLDNDIAFNATGRSAAGSGAFQLTLPPGRYRVAATSPGFLTATDTVRMTGSRTIDLLLVPAAVGSSLELPTLIFAQGKYTMLPASYAELNRLARTLADNPTVNIRLEGHTDNQGNADLNQKLSEDRVAEVRRYLITRGVPERRLSVVGYGGSKPRGSNDKEETRRLNRRVEFTIVK; encoded by the coding sequence ATGATTCAGCTGCCGTTCCGTTTCTCTCTGGTTACTTTTCTGATTGCTCTGCTGTGCGCCGGCCCGCTCCGGGCGCAGTACGCCGAAACTGCCCCCGAGGAAAACACCTGGTACGGCATCGTGGCCCGCAGCAGCGGCCGCTCGCTCGACGTCAGCAAAGGCTCGCAGGACCCCGGCGCCGCGGTGGTGCAGTGGGAGTTTACGCACCCCAACAGTCAGCAGTGGCGCTTTGTGCGGGTGGCAGCGGGTAGCGACTACTACCGCATTGAGGCCCGCCACAGCGGCAAGTGCCTGACCGTGGACAAGCCCGACGAAAACGCGCCGCTGGTGCAGCGGCCGTGGTCGGGGAGCTTCTACCAGCAGTGGAAGCTGGTGGCCGGCGGCCCCATTGGCAGCGTGCAGCTGGTGGTGCGCGGCAACGAAAAGTGCGCCGCTATTGCCAATTCCGACAAGTTCAACGGCACGCCGGTGGTGGTGCAGCGCCCCCAGAACCGCGCTACGCAGCAGTGGCGGCTGTTTAAGCTGCGCCTCAACGTGGATGCCTCCCAGCCCGGCTACGGTGCGCCCGAGCCGGTGGCAGCCCTGAACACGCCCGGCAACGAGCTGCACCCGGTGCTGGCCCCCGATGGCAATACGCTCTACTTTGCCCGCACTCGCTTTGCGGGCAACACCGAGGGCAACACCGAATCGGGCGACGCCTGGGTGAGCACCTCCGCCGACCAGGGCCGCACCTGGGGCCCGGCCACCCGCCTCGATGCCATCAACACGCCCCAGCACAACGGCGTGATGGCCGTGGTGGGGCCGCAGGGCAACCAGCTACTGGTGCGCGGCACGTATGCGCGCGACAACAGCTTCCGCGACGAAAGTGCCTCTTTAGTAGCGCGTAGCCTCAGTAAAGGCAGCCGGCCGGCCCCGCTGGAAATAGCCAACTACTACAGCACCGGCCCGGCTACGTCGTTCTTTATGACACCCGATGAAAAGGTGCTGCTACTCTCGCTGGAGCGTAGCGACTCGCAGGGAGCCAACGACCTGTACGTCAGCCAGCCCGCCGCCGACGGCATCTGGAGTGAGCCCCGCAGTTTGGGCAGCGCCATCAACTCGCCGGGCTTCGAGTTTGCGCCCTGGCTGGCGCCCGATGGCAAAACGCTGTACTTCAGCTCCTACGGCCACGCCGGCTTCGGCAGCTCCGATATCTTTGTGAGCACCCGCCTCGACGACTCGTGGATGCGCTGGAGCGAGCCGCGCAACCTCGGCACGCCGCTTAACGGGCCCGGCTTCGATGCCTACTTCTCGCTCACGCCCGATGGCAAGCAGGCGTATTATGCCTCGGCCCGCACGCCCAACGGTCCCGCCGACCTCTACCGCACCGCTGCCGGCGTGCCGCCCACGGCCGCGCCTGCCGATTCGACGGCGTCGGTAGTGGCCGTGACGCCGCCCGCTGCCGCGCCGCGCACCTTGCTGACCGGCCGCGTGCTCAACGCTAAAACCCGCGAGCTGCTGGCCGCTGAGGTGAAAGTCATCCGGCTCGACAACGACATTGCCTTCAACGCCACTGGCCGCAGCGCGGCCGGCAGCGGCGCGTTTCAGTTGACCTTGCCGCCGGGCCGCTACCGGGTGGCGGCCACCAGTCCCGGCTTTCTGACGGCCACCGACACGGTGCGCATGACCGGCTCGCGCACCATCGATTTGCTGCTGGTGCCGGCCGCCGTGGGCTCCAGCCTGGAGCTCCCGACCCTGATTTTTGCCCAGGGCAAGTACACCATGCTGCCGGCATCCTACGCCGAGCTCAACCGCCTGGCCCGCACCCTGGCCGACAACCCCACCGTGAACATCCGCCTGGAAGGCCACACCGATAACCAAGGCAACGCCGACCTCAACCAGAAGCTCTCCGAAGACCGGGTGGCAGAGGTGCGCCGCTACCTCATCACGCGCGGCGTACCCGAGCGCCGCCTCAGTGTAGTAGGCTACGGCGGCAGCAAGCCCCGCGGCAGCAACGACAAGGAGGAAACCCGCCGCCTCAACCGCCGCGTAGAATTCACGATTGTGAAGTAA
- a CDS encoding DUF6929 family protein, which yields MRATILRQLDLPNLPSASGVEIVGGTVYVIGDDSPLLYQFEAAELQPGQHITLFDTAHFSTGRIAKTLKPDLECLTALTDPRTHETGLLAFGSGATSAREGGFWVPLADGQAASTVYPVSMAGLYARLRELLPAGVTLNLEAAAASAMELLLFQRTVGAAAGNLLFRLPLAAVLDYLYHRTAQVPPVQATHVALPTIEGRPAGFSGGTFFEELLFVTASVEDTQDAVLDGAVLGSFVGVLDARQPGTKPATFVQLALPDGQPYRGKVESVAVRRRSGPGRYELLLVTDDDQGGSTAVIVDFQA from the coding sequence ATGCGCGCTACCATTCTTCGCCAGCTTGATCTGCCTAATCTGCCGTCCGCGTCGGGGGTGGAAATAGTGGGCGGCACGGTGTACGTTATCGGCGACGACTCGCCTTTGCTGTATCAGTTTGAGGCGGCGGAGCTGCAGCCCGGCCAGCACATTACGCTGTTCGATACGGCGCATTTCAGCACCGGGCGCATTGCCAAAACCCTCAAGCCCGACCTAGAGTGCCTGACGGCCCTAACCGACCCACGCACCCACGAAACGGGGCTGCTGGCCTTTGGCTCGGGCGCTACTTCGGCGCGGGAGGGCGGCTTCTGGGTGCCGCTGGCGGACGGGCAGGCGGCCAGCACGGTGTATCCGGTGAGTATGGCCGGCCTGTATGCGCGCCTGCGGGAGCTGCTGCCGGCGGGCGTCACGCTCAATCTGGAGGCGGCGGCGGCCAGCGCCATGGAACTGCTGCTGTTTCAGCGCACGGTGGGGGCGGCGGCCGGCAACCTGCTGTTCCGCCTGCCGCTGGCGGCCGTGCTCGACTACCTGTACCACCGCACCGCGCAGGTGCCGCCAGTGCAGGCCACCCACGTGGCGCTGCCTACCATTGAGGGCCGGCCAGCCGGCTTTTCGGGTGGTACGTTCTTCGAGGAGCTGCTGTTCGTGACGGCCTCAGTGGAAGACACCCAGGATGCCGTGCTGGATGGCGCTGTGCTGGGTAGCTTCGTGGGGGTGCTGGATGCGCGGCAGCCGGGCACCAAACCCGCCACGTTTGTGCAGCTGGCGCTGCCCGACGGCCAGCCCTACCGGGGCAAGGTGGAAAGCGTGGCCGTACGCCGCCGCTCCGGCCCCGGCCGCTACGAGCTGCTGCTCGTCACCGATGACGACCAGGGCGGCTCCACGGCCGTCATCGTGGACTTTCAGGCCTGA
- a CDS encoding response regulator transcription factor — protein MTEPLPSPARIHVLLADDHQLVIEGIKTLLRQEADIRVVAQASNGAEALRCLHNHPEVNVAIVDLNMPQMSGVELTRLIHGQRPDVRVLALSMSHDHASVTEVLEAGGAGYLLKNTSKAELSNAIRSVAAGSTFFSPEVGTMLLQNMRTPANGRAATTEHRPVGLTSREKEILQLIAREFSNADIAGQLFISERTVETHRRNILVKTSCKSVIGLIQYALRHKLIS, from the coding sequence ATGACCGAACCGCTACCCTCACCTGCCCGGATTCATGTGCTGCTGGCCGACGACCATCAGTTGGTGATAGAAGGCATCAAGACGCTGCTGCGCCAGGAAGCCGATATCCGGGTGGTGGCCCAGGCCAGCAACGGGGCCGAAGCGCTGCGGTGCCTGCACAACCACCCCGAGGTGAATGTGGCCATTGTAGACCTGAATATGCCGCAGATGAGCGGCGTGGAGCTGACCCGGCTCATCCATGGCCAGCGCCCCGACGTGCGGGTGCTGGCCCTGAGTATGTCGCACGATCATGCGTCGGTGACGGAAGTGCTAGAGGCTGGCGGCGCGGGCTACCTCCTAAAAAACACCAGCAAAGCCGAACTGAGCAACGCCATTCGCTCGGTGGCGGCCGGCAGCACATTCTTCAGCCCCGAAGTAGGCACCATGCTGCTGCAGAATATGCGGACTCCGGCCAATGGCCGCGCTGCCACTACCGAACACCGCCCCGTAGGGCTGACCAGCCGTGAGAAGGAGATTCTGCAGCTCATAGCCCGGGAGTTTTCTAACGCTGATATTGCCGGGCAACTTTTTATCAGCGAGCGGACGGTGGAAACCCACCGCCGGAATATTCTGGTCAAAACCAGCTGCAAATCGGTGATAGGCCTGATTCAGTATGCGCTCCGGCATAAGCTGATCAGCTAG
- a CDS encoding tetratricopeptide repeat protein, whose product MREFLAVIWLLLGCAVAGMAARQPSARADSLQRLLATSQPDTTRVQLLTLLAWDRTDDDPLAAVRYGRQSLRLARQLNFRTGECRALLMLGWAFLRSGNYPTAVQTQLQARHLAEAIPYAGGIIHADNALGYAYAEQGRYQTALRYYYRALALARQHHDNVLLTPILGNVGQAYLAQGRLDSAWHYTWQGYRYDLRYHDRHSEIGDLSLLGDIAARRGQPVEARRYYLCSIARSEGMPVSYALCRSYLGLARLAQGQQSGQVLLYARQALLASQQGRYAKGVFEASGYLARRMAARADSAQAYRYLLMAAVIRDSLFNHSRQVQVQALDFSEYLHQQALAEQQGQAMAARRQYWSRVALLLLAGFTGGGYLLLNRRRLQQQVAFAQERQQLERLRAEQVLAAEEQERRRIGADLHDGLGQLLSVVKLNLGALRAELEPGLRESQQQQFGAALDIVDESVREVRGISHNLAPYVLIRRGLAEAVRSFLSRIECASRFQIHFEALGLEERLDPAVEMALFRVVQELVQNMLKHARATTLSVQLIRQPHQLTVLVEDNGVGFCPTTLASQPEAGMGLRNIQSRVAYLRGTLHIDSRPGHGTSISIEIPLAPAN is encoded by the coding sequence ATGCGCGAATTCCTGGCTGTTATCTGGCTACTCCTGGGCTGCGCCGTGGCCGGCATGGCCGCCCGGCAGCCCAGCGCCCGCGCCGACAGCCTGCAGCGGCTGCTGGCCACCAGCCAACCCGACACCACCCGGGTGCAGCTCCTGACGCTGCTGGCCTGGGACCGAACCGACGATGATCCGCTGGCTGCTGTCCGCTATGGCCGCCAAAGCCTGCGCCTGGCCCGGCAGCTCAACTTCCGGACCGGCGAGTGCCGGGCGCTGCTGATGCTGGGCTGGGCCTTCCTGCGCAGCGGCAACTACCCCACGGCCGTACAGACGCAGCTGCAGGCGCGGCACCTGGCCGAGGCCATTCCCTACGCGGGTGGTATCATTCATGCCGATAATGCCCTGGGCTACGCCTACGCCGAGCAGGGCCGCTACCAGACGGCTTTGCGCTACTACTACCGCGCCCTGGCCCTGGCCCGGCAGCACCACGACAATGTGCTCCTGACGCCTATTCTCGGCAATGTGGGGCAGGCATATCTGGCACAGGGCCGCCTGGATTCGGCGTGGCACTACACCTGGCAGGGCTACCGCTACGACCTACGCTACCACGACCGGCACAGCGAAATCGGCGACCTGTCGCTGCTCGGTGATATTGCTGCCCGGCGCGGGCAGCCCGTGGAAGCCCGCCGCTATTACCTATGCTCCATTGCCCGGTCGGAGGGCATGCCGGTGTCGTATGCGCTGTGCCGCTCCTATTTGGGGCTGGCGCGGCTGGCGCAGGGGCAGCAGTCCGGCCAGGTGCTGCTGTATGCCCGGCAGGCGCTGCTGGCCAGCCAGCAGGGGCGCTACGCCAAAGGCGTGTTTGAGGCCAGCGGCTACCTGGCCCGGCGCATGGCCGCACGCGCCGACAGCGCCCAGGCTTACCGGTATCTGCTGATGGCCGCCGTCATCCGCGACAGTCTGTTCAACCACAGCCGCCAAGTGCAGGTGCAGGCCCTGGATTTCAGCGAATACCTGCACCAGCAGGCCCTGGCCGAGCAGCAGGGCCAGGCCATGGCGGCCCGCCGGCAGTACTGGTCGCGGGTGGCGCTGCTGCTGCTGGCGGGGTTTACCGGAGGTGGCTATCTACTGCTGAACCGGCGCCGGCTGCAGCAGCAGGTGGCTTTCGCGCAGGAGCGCCAGCAGCTGGAGCGGCTGCGCGCCGAGCAGGTGCTGGCGGCCGAAGAGCAGGAGCGAAGGCGCATCGGGGCCGACCTGCACGATGGGCTGGGGCAGCTGCTGAGCGTGGTGAAGCTCAACCTGGGGGCGCTGCGCGCGGAGCTGGAGCCCGGCCTCCGGGAAAGCCAGCAGCAACAGTTCGGGGCGGCGCTGGACATCGTGGACGAGTCGGTGCGGGAGGTGCGGGGCATTTCGCACAACTTGGCGCCGTACGTGCTGATCAGGCGAGGGCTGGCCGAGGCTGTGCGCAGCTTTCTGAGCCGGATAGAGTGCGCCAGTCGGTTCCAGATTCACTTTGAAGCGCTGGGCCTGGAGGAACGGCTCGACCCGGCGGTGGAAATGGCCCTGTTTCGGGTGGTGCAGGAGCTGGTGCAAAACATGCTCAAACACGCCCGCGCCACTACGCTGTCGGTGCAGCTCATTCGCCAGCCGCACCAGCTGACGGTGCTGGTGGAAGATAATGGCGTGGGCTTCTGCCCAACCACACTGGCCAGCCAGCCCGAGGCTGGTATGGGGCTGCGCAACATTCAGTCCCGCGTGGCCTACCTGCGGGGTACCCTGCACATTGACTCCCGGCCCGGCCACGGCACCAGCATCAGCATAGAAATTCCGCTGGCCCCGGCCAATTGA